A DNA window from Bacillus andreraoultii contains the following coding sequences:
- a CDS encoding DEAD/DEAH box helicase family protein, translating into MTSNFQFLKDKPQYRAFSKACFEAEKGLVVSPAVSAIQSRRALELAVKWVYSYDGAVKVPYQDNLSSLIHDREFLGIIDEDLLPMMKYVVKLGNQSVHTNAPITRDEAVLSLHHLFQFIAWIDYCYSDEFTAGEFDESLLPIGEEKHVRPKELQDLYEKLSAKDRKLEEIIKENEHLRKKVTEKREQNTQDYHFQVDELNEFETRLKYIDLDLKLAGWEFHKDIVREYPVIGMPNKEGKGFVDYVLFGDNGKPLAVVEAKRASEDPNKGKQQAKLYADCIENMTGIRPIIFYTNGFKTYMWDNEYSPRVVSGFYTKEELSLLMERKTMKRPLTNIQINDDISNRYYQKEAILAVCNALSRNQRKALLVMATGSGKTRTAISIVDVLTRHNWVKNVLFLADRKTLLNQAYRNFNNLLPSLTIRNLLDNKDNPEESRMVFSTYPTMMNAIDDVKRKDGKKLFTVGHFDLIIIDESHRSIYKKYRSIFDYFDGILLGLTATPKDEVDKNTYEVFGLENGVPTFAYELDQAVKDGYLVDYLTIETKTKFLEEGIHYDDLSEEEKEKYEETFDDDEFREDIDSSALNEWLFNDHTIDMVLKDLMEKGIRVEGGDKLGKTIIFAKNQIHAERIVERFDDLFPEYGGYFARVIDYSVKYVQTLIDDFSDRKKLPQIAVSVDMLDTGVDIPEVVNLVFFKKVRSKSKFWQMIGRGTRLCPDLLGIGQDKTHFLIFDYCGNFEFFRENPKGMDSGVGKSLTEKLFNAKVDMIRELQGIDYQTDDYMKHRDELVNEVTRDVLALDSENFRVRQHLQSVEKFKNKDNWMTLSVVETNEIKEHISPIIVPIQDDEFAKRFDLLMYIIELAKLQANNATKPIRSVIQTAEALSKLGTIPQVMEQKPVIDKVLTEEFWDSADIFELDEVREALRDLIKFIEKETQKIYYTNFQDEVIEVKENGPMFHVNDLQNYRKKVEHYLIEHKDQMAIYKLNHNKPLTAQDVKMLEDILWKELGTREDYEKDYGDTPITKLVRQIVGLAPQAANEAFSEFLSEERLNLHQIRFVKHIVDYVIKNGTLDKKVLQQEPFRTVGSIVELFKDNMDDARKIIGIIDEINRNAEEISGA; encoded by the coding sequence TTGACTTCAAACTTTCAATTTTTAAAAGATAAACCACAATACCGGGCATTTTCGAAAGCATGTTTTGAAGCGGAAAAAGGGTTAGTTGTTAGTCCAGCAGTTAGCGCCATTCAATCTAGGCGTGCGTTGGAGTTGGCGGTGAAGTGGGTGTATAGCTATGACGGTGCGGTGAAGGTTCCTTATCAAGATAATCTTTCCAGTTTGATTCATGACCGAGAATTTTTAGGAATCATTGATGAAGATTTGTTGCCGATGATGAAATATGTCGTAAAACTTGGCAATCAATCGGTCCATACGAATGCACCAATTACACGGGATGAAGCAGTGTTGTCTCTTCATCATCTTTTTCAATTTATTGCCTGGATTGATTATTGTTATTCTGATGAATTTACAGCTGGGGAATTTGATGAATCGTTACTTCCAATTGGTGAAGAAAAGCACGTTCGTCCAAAAGAATTACAAGACTTATATGAAAAATTAAGTGCGAAGGATCGAAAACTGGAAGAAATTATTAAAGAAAATGAACATCTTCGTAAAAAGGTCACAGAAAAACGGGAACAAAATACACAAGACTATCATTTCCAAGTTGATGAGCTGAATGAATTTGAAACAAGATTAAAATATATTGATTTGGACTTGAAATTGGCAGGTTGGGAGTTTCATAAAGATATTGTTCGAGAGTATCCTGTTATTGGAATGCCAAATAAAGAAGGGAAAGGATTTGTCGATTATGTTTTATTTGGCGATAATGGAAAACCGCTTGCTGTAGTAGAAGCCAAACGAGCATCTGAAGACCCAAATAAAGGTAAACAACAAGCAAAATTATATGCTGATTGTATCGAAAATATGACAGGTATTCGACCAATTATTTTTTACACGAATGGGTTCAAAACATATATGTGGGACAACGAGTATTCACCAAGAGTAGTATCAGGATTTTATACGAAGGAAGAACTAAGCTTGTTAATGGAACGTAAGACAATGAAACGCCCGCTCACAAATATTCAAATTAATGATGATATTAGTAATCGTTATTATCAAAAAGAAGCCATTTTAGCGGTTTGTAATGCGTTAAGTCGTAACCAAAGAAAAGCGCTACTTGTTATGGCGACAGGGAGTGGAAAGACAAGAACGGCCATTTCAATTGTTGATGTATTGACACGTCATAATTGGGTAAAAAATGTTCTTTTTTTAGCAGATCGAAAAACATTGCTTAACCAAGCATATCGAAATTTTAACAACTTATTACCTAGCTTAACTATACGTAATCTCCTCGATAACAAGGACAACCCAGAGGAAAGCCGGATGGTGTTTTCTACTTATCCAACAATGATGAATGCGATTGATGATGTGAAACGAAAAGACGGAAAGAAATTATTTACTGTTGGCCATTTTGATCTCATAATCATCGATGAATCACACCGTAGTATTTATAAAAAGTATCGTAGCATTTTCGATTACTTTGATGGGATTTTATTAGGACTTACGGCTACTCCGAAAGATGAAGTTGATAAAAATACGTATGAAGTGTTTGGACTTGAAAATGGGGTGCCAACTTTTGCTTATGAATTAGATCAGGCAGTAAAAGATGGCTACTTAGTTGATTATCTGACGATTGAGACGAAAACAAAATTTTTAGAAGAAGGCATTCATTACGATGATTTATCCGAAGAGGAAAAAGAAAAATACGAAGAAACGTTTGATGATGACGAATTCAGAGAAGATATTGATAGCTCTGCCTTGAATGAATGGCTTTTTAATGACCATACGATTGATATGGTTTTGAAAGATTTGATGGAAAAGGGCATTCGAGTAGAGGGCGGCGACAAGCTAGGAAAGACGATTATTTTTGCGAAAAACCAAATTCATGCTGAACGAATTGTCGAGCGATTTGATGACTTATTTCCAGAATATGGAGGATATTTTGCAAGGGTGATCGATTATAGTGTTAAATATGTGCAGACGTTAATTGATGACTTTTCAGATCGGAAAAAACTACCACAAATTGCTGTTTCTGTTGATATGCTCGATACGGGTGTGGATATTCCTGAAGTTGTCAATCTAGTATTCTTTAAAAAGGTGCGTTCAAAATCAAAGTTTTGGCAAATGATTGGTCGTGGTACAAGACTTTGTCCAGATTTGTTAGGAATTGGACAAGATAAAACACATTTTCTCATCTTTGACTATTGTGGAAATTTTGAGTTCTTCCGGGAAAATCCAAAGGGAATGGATTCTGGCGTTGGAAAGAGCTTAACGGAAAAATTGTTCAATGCAAAAGTCGATATGATTCGTGAATTGCAAGGGATCGACTACCAGACCGATGACTATATGAAACATCGGGATGAATTAGTCAATGAAGTAACGAGAGATGTTCTTGCTCTTGATAGTGAAAACTTTCGGGTCAGGCAGCATTTACAATCCGTAGAAAAATTTAAAAACAAGGACAATTGGATGACGTTATCTGTTGTTGAGACGAATGAAATTAAAGAACATATTTCACCAATTATTGTTCCGATTCAAGACGATGAATTTGCCAAACGCTTTGATTTATTAATGTATATAATTGAATTGGCAAAATTACAAGCAAATAATGCGACTAAACCGATTCGTAGTGTCATTCAAACAGCAGAAGCCTTATCGAAACTTGGTACAATTCCTCAAGTAATGGAACAAAAACCAGTCATCGATAAAGTACTAACGGAAGAATTTTGGGATAGTGCTGATATTTTTGAACTAGATGAGGTACGTGAAGCGTTAAGGGATTTAATCAAGTTTATCGAAAAAGAAACCCAAAAGATTTATTACACGAACTTCCAAGATGAAGTGATTGAAGTAAAAGAAAATGGTCCAATGTTTCATGTGAATGACCTGCAAAATTACCGTAAAAAGGTAGAACATTACTTAATCGAACATAAAGACCAAATGGCAATTTACAAGCTGAACCATAATAAACCATTAACTGCTCAAGATGTTAAAATGCTTGAAGATATACTTTGGAAAGAACTTGGTACGAGAGAAGATTATGAGAAAGATTATGGCGATACACCGATTACGAAACTCGTTCGGCAAATTGTTGGTCTAGCCCCACAAGCAGCCAATGAAGCGTTTTCTGAGTTTCTTTCAGAGGAGCGATTAAATCTACATCAGATTCGCTTTGTGAAACATATAGTCGATTATGTCATTAAAAATGGAACTCTGGATAAAAAAGTGTTACAACAAGAACCGTTTCGAACAGTTGGAAGTATTGTTGAATTGTTCAAAGATAATATGGACGATGCAAGAAAAATCATTGGAATCATTGACGAGATTAATCGAAATGCAGAAGAGATTTCTGGAGCATAA
- a CDS encoding restriction endonuclease subunit S encodes MKKVKLKDIFEIRKGKKVESVDEFTPNKVRYIQIEDLRDDSNIKYCLPEKNYVYANSESIIIAWDGANAGTVSYGLEGAIGSTLAVLESNNKNVYIPYIGKYLQSKFDYLRATCTGATIPHISRKALENLVIPIPSIETQMLISKTLDKVKSLIDKRKAQIEALDQLTQSVFLEMFGDPNCNTKNHKKVPLGEVFEIKTGGTPSRSNNNYWNGEIPWVKTTEVNENVIIHTEEFITVDGLSNSNAVLFPKDTILIAMYGQGKTRGRTAMLGIEATTNQACAALLPNNEIEQDFMWRQLMFQYDALRTLGRGGNQPNLNLNLVRQFEVILPPVSMQKKFVTIVKDIEKAKSHLLYSMEELKAMYNSLMQRAFRGELFTEEHE; translated from the coding sequence ATGAAAAAGGTAAAGTTAAAAGATATATTTGAAATAAGAAAAGGGAAAAAGGTTGAATCGGTTGATGAATTTACTCCTAATAAAGTAAGGTACATTCAAATTGAGGATTTGAGAGATGACAGTAATATTAAATATTGTTTACCTGAAAAAAATTATGTGTATGCAAACAGTGAAAGTATAATTATTGCTTGGGATGGGGCAAATGCAGGAACGGTTTCTTATGGATTAGAAGGTGCTATAGGAAGCACATTGGCAGTTTTGGAATCGAACAATAAGAATGTATATATTCCTTATATAGGAAAATATTTGCAATCTAAATTTGACTATTTAAGAGCTACTTGTACAGGTGCTACAATCCCACATATATCGAGAAAAGCACTGGAAAATTTGGTAATACCCATACCTTCCATTGAAACACAAATGCTTATTTCGAAAACATTAGACAAAGTAAAATCATTAATTGACAAGCGCAAAGCCCAAATCGAAGCATTAGACCAATTAACGCAAAGTGTGTTTTTGGAGATGTTTGGGGATCCCAATTGTAATACTAAAAACCATAAAAAAGTACCTTTGGGTGAAGTATTTGAAATAAAAACTGGTGGCACGCCTAGTAGAAGCAATAACAATTACTGGAATGGAGAAATCCCTTGGGTTAAGACGACTGAAGTAAATGAAAACGTGATAATTCATACTGAAGAATTTATTACAGTAGATGGGCTTTCAAACTCTAATGCAGTTCTATTTCCTAAAGACACAATATTGATTGCTATGTATGGTCAAGGAAAAACAAGAGGTAGAACAGCAATGCTTGGAATTGAAGCAACAACAAATCAAGCGTGCGCAGCTCTATTACCTAACAATGAAATTGAGCAAGATTTCATGTGGAGACAATTAATGTTTCAGTACGATGCATTAAGAACGTTAGGTAGAGGGGGAAATCAGCCTAACTTGAATTTAAATTTGGTAAGACAATTTGAAGTAATTCTGCCACCAGTTTCGATGCAAAAGAAATTTGTTACAATCGTAAAAGATATTGAAAAAGCTAAAAGTCATTTGTTATATAGTATGGAGGAATTAAAGGCTATGTATAATTCCCTCATGCAACGCGCATTCAGAGGCGAATTATTTACCGAAGAACACGAATAG
- a CDS encoding type I restriction-modification system subunit M, with protein MITGEIKNTVDKIWETFWTGGITNPLTVIEQFTYLIFIKGLDETETTKEKEAAILGIPFDGVFPEDKQHLRWHRFKQLGSPEEMYRVVSDEVFPFIKNLHGKDNSAYSKYMSDAMFFIPTANMLAKIVDGIDHLPLNDRDVQGDLYEYLLSKIATAGTNGQFRTPRHIIKMMVELMKPTPEDIIIDPAMGSAGFLVAASEYLRDHHNDMFLVQGLKEHFHNTMFYGNDMDRTMLRIGAMNMMLHGVDNPNIDYRDSLSEINKDKERYTLVLANPPFKGSLDYEAVSNDLLKIAKTKKTELLFLSLFIRILKPGGRAAVIVPDGVLFGSSNAHKTIRKEIIDNHKLEAIISMPSGVFKPYAGVSTAVMIFTKTGAGGTDNVWFYDMKADGFSLDDKRSPIEENDIPDIIARFNNLDAEKERKRTEQSFFVPVEELRDNDYDLSINKYKEIEYEEVEYEAPEVILNNIEVLENEIMSGIKELKELIRG; from the coding sequence ATGATTACAGGCGAGATTAAAAATACAGTTGATAAAATATGGGAAACGTTTTGGACGGGAGGTATTACAAATCCGTTAACCGTTATTGAACAGTTTACCTATCTAATATTTATAAAAGGTTTGGATGAAACAGAAACAACGAAAGAAAAAGAAGCGGCAATTCTCGGCATTCCATTTGATGGCGTGTTTCCGGAAGATAAACAACATCTACGCTGGCATCGTTTTAAACAACTTGGATCACCAGAAGAAATGTATCGGGTTGTTTCTGATGAGGTTTTTCCTTTTATTAAAAATTTACATGGCAAAGATAATTCAGCCTATTCCAAGTATATGAGTGACGCGATGTTCTTCATTCCAACAGCGAATATGTTGGCAAAAATTGTCGACGGAATTGATCATCTTCCATTAAATGATCGAGATGTACAAGGGGATTTATATGAGTATCTTCTTTCCAAAATTGCAACAGCCGGTACAAATGGACAATTCCGTACACCAAGACATATTATCAAAATGATGGTAGAACTAATGAAACCAACACCTGAAGACATCATCATTGACCCTGCGATGGGATCGGCTGGATTTTTAGTGGCAGCAAGTGAATATTTACGTGATCATCATAATGATATGTTTTTGGTTCAAGGATTGAAGGAACATTTCCATAACACGATGTTTTACGGCAATGACATGGATCGGACAATGCTGCGGATTGGTGCGATGAACATGATGCTTCACGGTGTTGATAATCCGAATATTGACTATCGCGATTCACTTTCTGAGATTAATAAAGATAAAGAAAGATATACTCTAGTTCTTGCTAATCCACCGTTTAAAGGGTCATTGGATTATGAGGCTGTTTCGAATGATTTACTAAAAATTGCAAAGACGAAGAAAACCGAACTACTATTTTTATCTTTATTTATTCGAATTTTAAAACCAGGTGGACGGGCAGCGGTTATTGTTCCAGACGGTGTGTTATTTGGAAGTTCGAATGCACATAAAACGATTCGGAAAGAGATTATTGATAATCATAAGTTAGAAGCGATTATCTCGATGCCAAGCGGAGTATTTAAACCTTATGCAGGGGTCTCAACTGCTGTCATGATTTTTACAAAAACAGGTGCAGGCGGGACGGACAATGTCTGGTTCTATGATATGAAAGCAGACGGATTTTCATTAGACGACAAACGTAGCCCAATTGAAGAAAATGACATACCGGATATCATTGCTAGATTTAATAATCTGGATGCGGAAAAAGAACGCAAACGAACCGAACAATCCTTCTTCGTACCAGTAGAAGAACTACGAGACAACGACTATGACCTGTCGATTAATAAGTATAAAGAGATTGAGTATGAAGAAGTGGAGTATGAGGCGCCGGAAGTGATTTTAAACAACATAGAAGTTTTGGAAAATGAGATTATGAGTGGTATCAAAGAATTGAAAGAACTAATTAGGGGTTAG
- a CDS encoding glucosamine-6-phosphate deaminase, protein MKIIQVRDYQELSKAAFDVIAETLKQNEHASINTTTGASYDGMFELLVDAINNEEVKIENAIFTNLDEYVAERNKPFTVYTYMHKKFYDLIKVHPKYIGLLDGSVEDIEAELNRYRKVLDKYSRDLQIVGLGVNAHLAANEPGTPFDSRLFLADSDEATIQSTMGYHNLTAEEAPTQMLTMGLADIMEAKHILVASSGERKAAAVKATLEGPINEECPASILRTHPNVTFIMDDAAASLLDKKYE, encoded by the coding sequence ATGAAAATCATTCAGGTAAGAGATTATCAAGAATTATCCAAAGCTGCATTTGATGTAATTGCTGAAACGCTAAAGCAAAATGAGCATGCAAGCATCAATACAACGACAGGTGCAAGTTATGATGGTATGTTCGAATTATTAGTTGATGCGATTAATAATGAGGAAGTTAAGATTGAGAATGCCATTTTTACGAACTTGGATGAATACGTGGCTGAAAGAAATAAGCCATTTACCGTCTATACATACATGCATAAAAAGTTTTATGACTTGATTAAAGTTCACCCGAAATACATCGGTCTTCTTGACGGCAGTGTTGAGGATATCGAAGCGGAATTAAACCGTTATCGTAAAGTTCTTGACAAATATTCTCGTGATTTACAAATTGTCGGACTTGGCGTGAATGCTCATTTAGCTGCAAATGAACCAGGCACTCCATTTGATTCCCGCTTATTTTTAGCGGACAGTGATGAGGCGACTATTCAAAGCACAATGGGGTACCATAACTTGACAGCGGAGGAAGCACCGACCCAAATGCTTACAATGGGCTTGGCTGATATTATGGAGGCAAAACATATTCTTGTCGCTTCATCGGGTGAAAGGAAAGCTGCAGCAGTTAAAGCAACACTTGAGGGACCTATTAATGAAGAATGTCCAGCATCTATCTTGAGAACACATCCAAATGTAACTTTTATCATGGATGATGCAGCCGCGTCTTTATTAGATAAAAAATATGAATAG
- a CDS encoding ROK family transcriptional regulator, which translates to MSTFNLKYDQGRIRKYHYFMLLSLIQKHKRISRTQLAHLTQMSHTSVGKIIKELINDGLVIEVGQIEGEHGRRATLLEINPNGSYIIGVEVDLNAIKIGIVALNGRVLEKRYLKFNANEEAERVLDRIANEISKLTEQVNQKIADKIIAVGISIPGLISWPEGEALIVPQFRWENVQVKAYLEEKIDYIVYVDNHVRTVLLAESLFGNMTDFHDSVCIYIGSGVGGAVMVNGEILRGHLNTLGEIGHITMDPNGAMCDCGRLGCLQTYVCSSEIEKQSQKSITEVFAAYERKEGWALNLIDRARNYLCVAIANVICMYNPKGVLLAGPMVQDYPILVKDVETLTNKYVWAPLNHSFHLIHPSIGKDSGIIGASALVLNEFLRFTNDEI; encoded by the coding sequence ATGTCTACATTTAATTTGAAATATGATCAAGGGCGGATAAGAAAATATCATTATTTTATGCTTTTAAGTTTAATTCAAAAACATAAGCGAATTTCAAGGACTCAACTAGCACATTTAACACAGATGAGTCATACAAGTGTTGGAAAAATTATTAAAGAATTGATTAATGATGGGTTGGTTATTGAAGTCGGACAAATAGAAGGAGAGCATGGAAGACGCGCAACCTTATTGGAAATAAATCCAAATGGTTCTTACATCATTGGGGTAGAAGTGGATTTGAATGCGATTAAAATTGGCATTGTCGCTTTAAACGGAAGAGTGCTGGAGAAAAGGTACTTGAAATTTAACGCCAACGAAGAAGCGGAAAGGGTCCTTGACCGAATTGCCAATGAAATTTCCAAATTAACAGAACAGGTTAATCAAAAGATTGCTGATAAGATTATCGCAGTTGGGATTAGTATTCCTGGCCTTATTTCGTGGCCAGAAGGGGAAGCCCTCATCGTTCCACAGTTTCGCTGGGAAAATGTTCAAGTAAAAGCCTACTTGGAAGAAAAGATTGATTATATTGTTTATGTTGACAATCATGTTCGAACGGTTCTATTAGCAGAAAGTTTATTTGGAAATATGACTGATTTTCATGATTCAGTTTGTATTTACATCGGGAGCGGAGTAGGTGGTGCCGTGATGGTGAACGGTGAAATTTTACGCGGACATCTCAATACTCTCGGTGAAATTGGACATATAACAATGGATCCAAATGGTGCCATGTGTGATTGTGGAAGACTAGGGTGTCTGCAGACCTATGTGTGTTCATCTGAAATTGAAAAGCAATCACAAAAGTCAATTACTGAGGTTTTTGCAGCTTATGAAAGAAAGGAAGGATGGGCGCTGAACTTGATTGATCGGGCGCGTAATTATCTTTGTGTAGCAATTGCCAATGTGATTTGCATGTATAATCCTAAAGGAGTTTTGCTGGCAGGCCCAATGGTTCAAGACTATCCTATCTTAGTGAAAGATGTTGAAACCTTAACAAATAAATATGTGTGGGCTCCGCTTAATCACTCTTTTCACCTAATTCACCCAAGTATTGGCAAAGATAGTGGAATCATTGGGGCCAGTGCTCTCGTTTTAAATGAATTTTTACGATTTACAAATGATGAGATTTAG
- a CDS encoding GntR family transcriptional regulator, which translates to MNIIISNSLNEPIYLQIINQIKSQILSGQLQEGEPLPSIRSLAKELQVSVITTKRAYDELEAEQFIVTIAGKGSYVAPINAEILIENKKKMIEKKLNEALSEAKLIGMSLEEIKETLDILYEG; encoded by the coding sequence GTGAATATTATTATTTCAAATTCATTGAATGAACCTATTTATTTACAGATTATTAATCAAATTAAAAGTCAAATTCTTAGCGGTCAGTTACAAGAAGGTGAACCTCTGCCTTCGATTAGAAGTTTAGCAAAAGAATTACAAGTTAGTGTTATTACTACGAAAAGGGCTTACGATGAGTTGGAAGCTGAGCAGTTTATTGTAACAATAGCTGGGAAAGGATCCTACGTAGCTCCAATTAATGCTGAAATTTTAATAGAAAACAAGAAAAAAATGATTGAAAAAAAACTAAATGAAGCACTATCAGAGGCAAAGTTAATTGGAATGTCACTGGAGGAAATAAAGGAAACTCTAGATATCTTATATGAAGGGTGA
- a CDS encoding ABC transporter ATP-binding protein — MLELINVSKQYKDFSLKNINISLNKGFVMGFIGPNGAGKSSTIKLIMNLVRKDSGEIKVFGLDHVKDELIIKDRIGFVYDENHFYEDLTIQEMKNMIRPFYKNWDEQVFFKYVKDFNLPIKKQMKQLSKGMKMKFSLAIALSHHAELLIMDEPTSGLDPLVRSELLNILRSLMEDENKAIFFSTHITSDLEKIADYITIINNGEIILTKSKDDLLEQYCIVKGTKEFLKTNSNLSFVGIEENKFGFKALHHDKETLIRQLGNQVIIEKSTLEEILLYTTKGGNYHVPTH; from the coding sequence ATACTCGAACTCATCAATGTATCTAAACAATATAAGGACTTTTCATTAAAAAATATTAATATCAGCCTAAATAAAGGGTTTGTTATGGGTTTTATTGGACCCAATGGGGCTGGAAAAAGTTCAACAATTAAACTCATCATGAACCTAGTAAGAAAAGATAGTGGAGAAATAAAGGTATTTGGCCTAGACCATGTAAAGGATGAACTTATAATTAAAGATCGAATCGGATTTGTTTATGATGAAAATCATTTCTATGAAGACTTAACGATTCAGGAAATGAAAAACATGATTCGTCCTTTTTATAAAAATTGGGATGAACAAGTTTTTTTTAAATATGTAAAAGATTTTAACCTGCCAATAAAAAAACAAATGAAACAATTATCTAAAGGGATGAAGATGAAATTTTCATTAGCAATTGCCTTGTCACACCACGCTGAACTGTTAATCATGGATGAACCAACATCAGGTCTAGACCCCTTAGTTCGCAGTGAATTATTAAATATTTTACGTTCACTAATGGAAGATGAAAACAAAGCTATTTTTTTCTCAACTCATATCACTTCTGATTTAGAAAAAATAGCAGACTACATCACGATTATAAACAATGGGGAAATTATCTTGACTAAATCAAAGGACGATCTATTAGAACAATACTGCATCGTGAAAGGAACTAAAGAATTTCTCAAAACAAATTCAAACCTCTCCTTTGTTGGTATTGAAGAAAACAAATTCGGCTTTAAAGCGTTACATCATGATAAAGAAACATTAATCAGGCAACTTGGAAATCAAGTGATTATTGAAAAATCGACATTAGAAGAAATATTACTATATACTACCAAGGGAGGTAATTATCATGTACCAACTCATTAA
- a CDS encoding ABC-2 transporter permease — protein sequence MYQLIKKDIILQKKNLVIYLLLILFFSFWMSSIGSTGLTYSIFAVSYLLAMNATAFEEKNNSDIILLSLPIRKQKIVLAKYISVYVYIAIATLANFSIYILTNLLSIPFQVLPFTFEGIILASVGVTLLCSITFPLVFKLGYNQSKMFNNVLFFLTVFVAALMTDKLILSIHFPFQRQLLQFFSKRTELEIIILLLVPVLFLFIISFFSSLRFYKRREF from the coding sequence ATGTACCAACTCATTAAAAAGGATATTATATTACAAAAGAAAAACTTAGTAATCTATTTGTTATTAATTCTCTTTTTTTCATTTTGGATGTCTAGCATAGGCTCTACTGGCTTAACCTACAGTATATTTGCTGTTAGTTATTTACTAGCCATGAATGCAACAGCTTTTGAGGAAAAAAATAATAGTGACATCATATTACTAAGCTTGCCAATTCGAAAGCAGAAGATCGTATTAGCTAAATATATTTCTGTCTATGTTTATATAGCTATCGCGACACTCGCAAATTTTTCTATATATATTTTGACAAACTTACTAAGTATCCCTTTCCAAGTACTTCCCTTTACGTTTGAAGGGATTATCCTAGCGTCAGTAGGAGTAACATTATTATGCTCAATTACTTTTCCACTCGTATTTAAATTAGGATATAATCAGTCGAAAATGTTCAATAATGTTTTATTCTTTTTAACAGTTTTTGTAGCTGCCTTGATGACAGACAAACTTATATTAAGTATCCACTTTCCTTTTCAAAGACAGTTATTACAGTTCTTCAGTAAACGTACAGAACTTGAAATTATCATCCTACTCTTGGTCCCTGTATTGTTTCTATTTATTATTTCATTTTTTTCATCGTTGAGATTTTATAAAAGAAGAGAATTTTAA
- a CDS encoding pentapeptide repeat-containing protein, with the protein MKIETPNIPENLTERKFTDIYYEEDPEFEMCLITDSQFDNESIDRLRLYQTVIKNCMFANTNFSRMDLTDVHFENCDLSNANLSNASMNRVEFINCKLLGSNLTNSYIGNTRFEESNLNMVMFGNSKLEKVIFDDTTLESADLFDCKLKKVDFLSCNLNGANFEDTSLKGIDISTSHFDSLTVAIENLKGCKVSTSQAIQFASLLGLKIQR; encoded by the coding sequence GTGAAGATTGAAACACCTAATATCCCTGAAAATCTAACGGAAAGAAAATTTACAGATATTTATTATGAAGAAGATCCAGAGTTTGAAATGTGCCTCATTACAGATTCTCAATTTGATAATGAGTCCATAGATCGATTAAGACTTTATCAAACCGTTATCAAAAACTGCATGTTTGCCAATACAAACTTTAGCCGAATGGATCTTACTGATGTGCACTTTGAAAATTGTGATTTATCTAATGCTAATTTATCTAATGCCTCTATGAATCGAGTTGAATTTATTAATTGTAAGTTACTAGGCAGCAACCTAACAAATTCTTATATCGGTAATACAAGATTTGAGGAGTCAAATCTTAATATGGTTATGTTCGGTAACTCAAAACTTGAAAAGGTTATTTTTGATGATACTACGTTAGAAAGCGCTGACCTTTTTGACTGTAAGCTCAAAAAAGTAGATTTTCTCTCATGTAATCTTAATGGAGCAAACTTTGAAGATACATCATTAAAAGGTATTGATATAAGCACATCTCATTTTGATTCTTTAACTGTCGCAATAGAAAACTTAAAAGGATGCAAAGTATCAACGTCTCAAGCGATACAATTTGCTTCGTTATTGGGACTAAAAATTCAGCGTTAA